From the genome of Glycine max cultivar Williams 82 chromosome 2, Glycine_max_v4.0, whole genome shotgun sequence, one region includes:
- the LOC100782011 gene encoding ribonuclease 1 — MEFKGSVFIKLLLLLHFFSVLCASQDFDFFYFVQQWPGSYCDTQKSCCYPTKGKPAADFGIHGLWPNYNDGKYPSNCDPNNPFDPSGISDLTSSLESNWPTLACPSGDGIEFWTHEWDIHGTCSESVLKQHDYFEAALNLKQKANLLQALTSAGIQADGQSYSLSEIKGAIEGAIGFTPFIECNVDSSGNSQLYQVYLCVNTSGSDFIECPVFPRGKCGSDIEFPSF, encoded by the exons ATGGAGTTTAAGGGATCCGTTTTTATTAAGCTTCTGCTGCTGCTACACTTCTTCTCGGTTCTATGTGCTTCTCAGGACTTTGATTTCTTCTACTTTGTTCAGCAG TGGCCAGGATCATATTGTGACACACAGAAGagttgttgctaccccacaaaaGGGAAGCCTGCTGCAGATTTTGGCATTCATGGTCTGTGGCCTAATTACAATGATGGCAAATACCCATCTAACTGTGATCCTAACAACCCTTTCGATCCATCTGGG ATTTCTGATCTCACTAGTAGTTTAGAAAGTAATTGGCCCACACTGGCATGCCCAAGTGGGGATGGGATAGAATTCTGGACCCATGAATGGGACATACATGGCACTTGTTCAGAGTCAGTCCTTAAGCAACACGATTATTTTGAAGCAGCTCTCAACCTTAAACAAAAAGCCAACCtcctccaagctcttacaagTGCAG GGATACAAGCAGATGGACAATCCTACAGCTTGAGCGAAATCAAAGGGGCTATAGAGGGTGCAATTGGGTTTACTCCATTCATTGAGTGCAATGTGGACTCATCAGGAAACAGCCAGCTATACCAAGTTTACTTGTGTGTGAACACTTCTGGGTCAGACTTCATTGAATGCCCTGTGTTCCCTAGGGGCAAATGTGGCTCAGACATTGAGTTCCcatctttttag
- the LOC100306447 gene encoding putative ribonuclease T2 precursor: MKPNFSFLSKLLILQYLSVLCISQEFDFFYFVQQWPGAYCDTKQSCCYPKTGKPAADFSIHGLWPNFKDGSWPSNCDPDSVFDKSQISDLISNMEKDWPSLSCPSSNGMRFWSHEWEKHGTCAESELDQREYFETTLKLKQKVNLLRILKNAGIEPDDEIYTLERVTEAIKKGTGFTPGIECNRDSARNSQLYQVYMCVDTSGSNLIECPVLPRSRCGEQIQFPKF; encoded by the exons ATGAAACCcaacttttcctttttatctaaGCTTTTGATACTGCAATATCTATCAGTTTTATGCATTTCTCAGGAATTTGATTTCTTCTACTTTGTTCAGCAG TGGCCAGGAGCATACTGTGACACAAAGCAGAGCTGCTGCTATCCTAAGACTGGGAAACCTGCTGCTGATTTCAGCATTCATGGACTCTGGCCTAACTTCAAGGATGGCTCATGGCCCTCAAACTGTGACCCTGACAGTGTCTTTGATAAATCTCAG ATCTCAGACCTCATTAGCAACATGGAGAAGGATTGGCCATCCCTGAGCTGCCCAAGTAGCAATGGCATGAGGTTCTGGTCACACGAATGGGAAAAACATGGTACTTGTGCAGAATCTGAGCTTGATCAGCGTGAGTACTTTGAAACAACTCTCAAACTGAAGCAAAAAGTTAACCTCCTTCGGATCCTCAAGAATGCAG GGATTGAGCCAGATGATGAAATTTACACCCTAGAAAGGGTTACAGAAGCTATAAAAAAAGGCACTGGGTTTACCCCAGGGATAGAGTGCAATAGAGATTCAGCTCGTAATAGTCAACTTTACCAAGTGTACATGTGCGTGGACACTTCTGGGTCAAATCTCATTGAGTGCCCTGTGCTTCCAAGGAGCAGATGTGGTGAACAAATTCAATTCCCcaaattttaa